A section of the Bacteroidota bacterium genome encodes:
- a CDS encoding DNRLRE domain-containing protein yields MEISKRKFGNLLIIFLLVNSTITFSQYTFSPSSAKLGESKKITISVPQLLISDDPNCQCPNCHYVSTSNVVLRHHNQNYGTFTYIYPTQIDVIENSTIEAYFDFDASHPVGEFLLLLGYQTSCQLTNGQIFILKPSFSISPNVLVSDTSLTVTFTGLGVEFDQVSEACASYWNANGGFENLSLYAYNILLFGNGSYIHADTIENLVFNYNNNNNYDSQFDAHFTMPSNDAYGNYTIRIDPGGCGIWQHNAFLYYEDCNADFNYQIENFGINLSLEDEIYDRDGFSILFDMGDGNIVQAFDDLTYTYSLPGTYDITCYQNFQSNYYSCADTVVKTITVSCSNLNIETSFDDSVHYYFDNIFPTNEYSILWDFDNGDIAENTLSGYYQYDYFGAYALSLKLTNYSDTNYFCKFTDTIYYYPFESNSSVTVKPNASEGKDAMIANNQENTNFGSSANLNIYSQLINSVEYYNRILIQFDIPEICSENYISNENITSAKIKLYYNPLSNNGFNGGENYDHTYTRVRRITAPWDEDIATWANQPAYEESTNFETPIEETDGPAYFDVTDLVKDINLSPNENFGFLIKASNLLQFYWYSRGVFASSDHYNSDLHPELTINYTNLPPSAGLPEAIFSCPDDTTTLIALDGYLSYQWSTGETGTTIQASDTGYYTLQYTDFHGTTFIDSVHVISEEMNLYETIDTTFEIGTFITLDAGENFTSYVWNDSTNSQFKIITKNENLSVSLLTEFGCNVSKDYHAKLQQTIELFTGWSIISTCINPEQPNFDSIFSELDYLTIVKNQLGLVYYPSFSIDQIGNHVVGEGYQIKMEASETLKIVGAFVSPENTQINLNSGWNIIAYIDHKPSPIQSAFAEMINDIEIVKNDDGQVFWPAYAINLIGNLMPTEGYQIKLSTSQNFNYPYNCTGYIIDERDAQTYEMVQIGNQCWMAENLNVGEWIMSNNSGQSTNQIIEKYCYVDDANNCELYGGLYKWNELMQNSTQESVQGICPDGWHIPSDNEWYIMENFVDSAINDSTLEGWRGVSAGIDLGFGGSTNFEAIGKGYFHISYYDFSSSYFFTSSEKNTNSAYIRSLSPSFTNSYRSGFDKNAALSIRCIRD; encoded by the coding sequence ATGGAAATTTCTAAAAGGAAATTCGGAAACTTATTGATTATTTTTTTATTGGTTAATTCAACAATCACTTTTTCGCAATATACTTTTAGCCCAAGCTCAGCCAAGCTTGGTGAGAGCAAGAAGATTACGATTAGTGTACCACAACTTTTGATTTCCGACGACCCAAATTGTCAATGCCCGAATTGTCATTATGTCTCAACATCGAATGTAGTATTGCGGCATCATAACCAAAACTATGGAACTTTTACTTATATTTATCCTACTCAAATAGATGTCATTGAAAACTCAACTATCGAAGCATATTTCGATTTTGACGCAAGCCATCCTGTAGGAGAATTTTTGTTGCTTCTCGGCTATCAAACAAGCTGTCAATTGACCAACGGTCAGATATTCATCTTAAAACCATCATTCTCAATATCTCCAAATGTCTTGGTTTCAGACACATCCTTGACAGTAACATTTACAGGGCTTGGAGTTGAATTCGATCAAGTATCGGAGGCTTGTGCCTCATATTGGAATGCAAACGGTGGCTTTGAAAATCTTTCATTATATGCATACAATATCCTATTATTTGGAAATGGTAGCTATATTCATGCAGACACAATAGAAAATTTAGTTTTCAATTACAATAACAATAATAATTATGATAGTCAATTTGACGCACATTTCACCATGCCCTCAAATGATGCATATGGGAACTATACCATTAGGATTGATCCGGGTGGCTGTGGAATTTGGCAACACAATGCTTTCCTATATTATGAAGATTGTAATGCAGATTTCAATTATCAAATTGAAAATTTTGGAATTAATCTAAGTTTGGAAGACGAGATTTACGACCGAGATGGGTTTTCAATATTATTCGATATGGGAGATGGCAACATTGTGCAAGCATTTGATGATTTGACATATACATATTCCTTGCCCGGAACTTATGATATTACTTGCTATCAAAACTTTCAATCAAACTACTATTCATGTGCCGATACAGTTGTAAAAACAATTACGGTTTCTTGCTCAAACCTGAATATTGAAACAAGTTTTGACGATTCGGTACATTATTATTTCGACAATATCTTTCCAACGAACGAGTATTCAATTTTGTGGGATTTTGACAATGGCGATATTGCCGAAAACACTCTTTCTGGATATTATCAATACGATTATTTTGGAGCTTATGCATTGTCCTTAAAACTTACCAATTATTCAGATACAAACTATTTTTGCAAATTTACTGATACAATTTATTATTACCCATTCGAATCAAATTCGAGTGTAACAGTCAAACCAAACGCAAGTGAGGGTAAAGATGCAATGATTGCAAACAACCAGGAAAATACAAATTTCGGTTCATCGGCAAATTTGAATATCTATTCACAATTAATAAATTCTGTAGAATACTATAACAGAATTCTTATACAATTTGATATTCCTGAAATCTGTTCAGAAAATTATATCTCAAACGAAAATATTACTTCTGCTAAAATAAAACTGTACTATAATCCTCTTAGTAATAACGGATTTAATGGTGGCGAGAATTATGATCATACATACACTCGCGTTCGAAGAATAACTGCTCCATGGGACGAAGATATAGCAACATGGGCAAATCAACCGGCTTATGAAGAATCTACTAACTTCGAAACTCCCATTGAAGAAACAGATGGTCCTGCCTATTTTGACGTAACCGACTTAGTGAAAGATATAAATCTGTCGCCCAACGAAAATTTTGGATTTCTAATAAAAGCATCAAATTTACTGCAATTTTATTGGTATAGTCGTGGAGTTTTTGCTTCAAGCGACCACTACAATTCAGATCTCCATCCTGAATTGACAATAAATTATACTAATTTGCCCCCAAGTGCCGGATTGCCTGAAGCAATTTTTTCTTGTCCAGACGATACAACAACACTTATAGCTCTGGATGGATATCTCTCATACCAATGGTCAACGGGTGAAACCGGAACTACAATTCAAGCGAGCGACACAGGATATTACACATTACAATATACAGATTTTCATGGTACTACCTTTATAGATTCTGTTCATGTAATCTCTGAAGAAATGAACCTATATGAAACAATTGACACTACCTTCGAAATTGGGACGTTTATAACTCTCGATGCTGGCGAAAATTTCACATCCTATGTTTGGAACGATTCAACAAATTCTCAATTCAAAATAATCACAAAAAATGAGAATTTATCAGTTTCATTATTGACCGAATTTGGTTGTAATGTGTCAAAAGATTATCATGCAAAGCTTCAACAAACTATTGAATTATTCACAGGTTGGAGCATTATCTCAACATGTATAAATCCTGAACAACCAAATTTCGATAGCATTTTCAGCGAGCTAGATTATTTGACAATTGTAAAAAACCAGTTAGGTTTGGTTTATTATCCTTCGTTTAGTATAGATCAGATTGGAAATCATGTAGTTGGCGAAGGTTATCAAATTAAAATGGAAGCAAGCGAAACTCTTAAAATTGTTGGAGCTTTTGTTTCTCCGGAAAATACACAGATAAATCTCAACAGTGGCTGGAATATTATTGCATATATAGACCACAAACCCTCGCCTATTCAGTCAGCTTTCGCTGAAATGATTAACGATATCGAAATTGTTAAAAACGACGATGGACAAGTTTTTTGGCCGGCATACGCAATAAATCTGATTGGCAATTTAATGCCCACCGAAGGCTATCAAATAAAGCTTTCAACAAGTCAGAATTTCAATTATCCATACAATTGTACGGGATATATTATTGATGAAAGAGATGCTCAAACTTACGAAATGGTTCAGATAGGAAATCAGTGTTGGATGGCAGAAAATCTGAATGTTGGGGAATGGATTATGTCAAATAACTCAGGACAATCGACAAACCAGATTATTGAAAAATATTGCTATGTCGATGATGCCAACAATTGCGAACTTTATGGCGGACTTTACAAATGGAACGAATTGATGCAAAATTCAACTCAAGAATCCGTTCAAGGAATTTGTCCCGATGGTTGGCACATTCCTTCAGATAATGAGTGGTATATAATGGAAAATTTTGTTGATTCAGCAATTAACGATTCCACACTTGAAGGCTGGCGGGGCGTTTCAGCAGGGATAGATTTAGGTTTTGGAGGCTCAACAAATTTTGAAGCAATCGGGAAAGGCTATTTTCACATATCTTATTACGATTTTTCCTCAAGCTACTTTTTCACATCAAGCGAAAAAAATACAAATTCTGCATATATTAGGAGCTTAAGTCCAAGTTTTACCAATTCTTACAGGAGTGGATTTGATAAAAACGCTGCTTTATCTATTAGATGTATTCGGGACTAA
- a CDS encoding DNRLRE domain-containing protein has product METLERKFRGILIFALLVLISYNGYSQLHLSPENAHLGDSITIEITSPEISFSSNPNCVCPDYYYVCDTNLVLYQYNTDFNTFTNITPIVVNIVDSTTVEATFIFESSHPVGEFGLIIGAPCQLICSFVFELNPSIKASTNLIVADTSFTVTFTGIGLEFGQNSETFAFYWNENGGFSYYCPSNTSVRLKQSNDYIYTDSISNINFYYNSNTDYISQLDATFSIDTSIADYGLYNVFFYHTSTNLNQNNTIYFYEDCNANFLYETDGFGVIVDLEYEIYGLDGIEAYYDMGDGTIINATNSLIHTYSLPGTYTVTSYVVYQSSNYSCSDTVSQNITISCSDININVEFDDSLYYHLNAVFPTSEYSYLWEFGNGDFSTDQNSNYYEYSNFGAYVVSLSLTNNYDTNISCLMLSDTVFVYPKSQYDPIVFKPNSEIGKDALIKSSNMNVNYGAVHYHNIYSTPYSYSIRSLIYFDIPEICENNHISNENIISSKIHLYENDFYSNGFYGQSHLAYTVTELCKITSHWDEISVTYANQPTFDTQTSQVDTPFQNSIKSPYFDITEFAKEINTTPEINHGFLLKVKDENLEYGRGVFASSDHSSDSLHPELIIYYSGFPYNTGLPFGVFQCPGDTITLTAIEGYVSYDWSTGETGKEIQVYDTGQYTLSYTDFNGNVYDHTVNVYSEGYPLQETIDTVFEIGTYINLDPGDDFDSYSWSDNTFEQEKLIFNNEDLQVQLITENGCTISKEYHALLKQTIELSAGWSMISTCIDPVHANIDSIFAELNSLIILKNQMGLTYLPAYEINQIGNHTLGQGYLVKMELSENLEIVGSSISPENIPINLSSGWNMIAFLHHQPVSIEFALSGIIADIELIKNDLGQLYWQSFGIYTLSELLPTEGYQIKINSNQVFTYPNFCSGSFIDARDGQNYNMTQIGNQCWMAENLNVGEWILSNNPGQSTNQIIEKYCYADNSINCENYGGLYKWDEVMQNSTQESSQGICPDGWHIPSDNEWYVLENFVDPAINDPTIEGWRGISAGTILGNGGSAHFEAIGKGFFYTSYNDPNSTYMLSSSENTPSIYYFRQQSSNFTKFYRGQTLKDAALSVRCIRD; this is encoded by the coding sequence ATGGAAACTTTAGAAAGAAAATTCAGAGGCATATTGATTTTTGCTTTATTAGTATTGATATCGTATAATGGTTATTCGCAACTTCATTTGAGCCCCGAAAATGCACATCTCGGCGATAGTATAACAATCGAAATTACAAGTCCGGAGATAAGCTTTTCTTCCAACCCAAATTGTGTTTGTCCGGACTATTATTATGTTTGCGACACAAATTTAGTTTTATATCAGTATAACACTGATTTCAATACATTTACAAATATCACTCCAATAGTAGTAAATATTGTCGATTCTACTACGGTTGAAGCCACTTTTATCTTTGAGTCAAGCCATCCGGTAGGAGAATTTGGATTAATAATTGGCGCTCCTTGTCAACTTATTTGTAGTTTTGTTTTCGAACTTAATCCATCAATTAAAGCTTCAACGAACCTAATTGTTGCAGACACCTCATTCACAGTAACATTTACAGGAATTGGATTAGAATTTGGTCAGAATTCCGAAACTTTTGCTTTTTATTGGAACGAAAATGGAGGATTTAGTTATTATTGTCCATCGAATACTTCAGTCAGATTAAAACAATCAAACGATTATATTTATACTGATTCGATTAGTAACATAAACTTTTACTACAATAGTAATACAGATTATATAAGTCAGTTAGATGCCACTTTTTCCATCGATACATCGATAGCTGATTATGGTTTATACAATGTATTTTTTTATCATACGAGTACTAATCTAAATCAAAATAACACTATTTACTTTTATGAAGACTGCAATGCAAACTTTCTATATGAAACTGATGGATTTGGCGTGATAGTCGATTTAGAATATGAGATATATGGATTAGACGGTATTGAAGCATATTACGACATGGGTGACGGAACAATCATAAACGCTACAAATAGCCTAATACATACCTATTCTCTTCCAGGCACATATACCGTTACAAGTTATGTGGTCTATCAATCAAGCAATTATTCATGTTCAGATACTGTTTCGCAAAACATTACAATTTCGTGTTCTGACATAAATATTAATGTAGAATTTGACGATTCACTTTATTATCATCTAAATGCTGTTTTCCCCACAAGTGAATATTCATATTTATGGGAATTTGGAAATGGCGATTTTAGTACAGACCAAAACTCAAATTATTATGAATATAGTAACTTTGGGGCTTACGTAGTTTCATTATCTTTAACTAATAACTACGACACAAATATATCCTGCCTCATGCTCAGCGATACTGTATTTGTTTATCCCAAATCTCAATATGATCCGATTGTTTTTAAACCAAATTCCGAAATAGGAAAGGATGCACTGATTAAGAGCTCAAATATGAATGTAAATTATGGTGCAGTTCATTACCATAACATATATTCTACTCCCTATTCTTACTCAATCAGAAGCTTAATATATTTTGATATTCCGGAAATATGCGAAAACAACCATATTTCAAATGAAAACATTATTTCATCAAAAATTCACCTTTACGAAAACGATTTTTACAGTAATGGATTTTACGGACAATCTCATTTAGCCTATACAGTTACAGAGTTATGTAAAATTACTTCGCACTGGGACGAAATTTCTGTAACATATGCAAACCAGCCAACTTTCGACACTCAAACATCACAGGTAGATACACCTTTTCAAAATAGTATAAAATCGCCATATTTTGATATAACTGAATTTGCCAAAGAAATAAATACAACACCGGAAATTAATCATGGATTTTTATTAAAAGTCAAAGACGAAAATTTAGAATATGGTAGAGGAGTTTTTGCCTCAAGTGATCATTCCAGTGATAGTTTACATCCTGAACTAATAATTTATTATTCAGGCTTCCCGTATAACACTGGACTTCCTTTTGGTGTTTTCCAATGTCCAGGAGACACTATTACTCTCACAGCAATTGAAGGATACGTTTCTTACGATTGGTCAACTGGCGAAACCGGTAAAGAGATTCAAGTATATGACACAGGGCAATATACTCTTAGCTATACAGATTTTAACGGAAATGTTTATGATCATACTGTTAACGTTTATTCCGAAGGATATCCGCTTCAAGAAACTATTGATACTGTTTTCGAAATTGGAACGTATATAAACCTTGATCCTGGCGATGATTTTGATTCGTATTCATGGAGTGATAATACTTTTGAGCAAGAAAAACTTATCTTTAATAATGAAGATTTACAAGTACAACTGATTACCGAAAATGGCTGTACAATCTCGAAAGAATATCATGCCCTGCTGAAACAAACCATTGAATTGTCGGCAGGTTGGAGCATGATTTCTACTTGTATAGATCCCGTTCATGCAAATATTGACAGCATTTTTGCTGAGTTAAATAGCCTAATTATTCTGAAAAACCAAATGGGACTGACATATCTTCCGGCATATGAAATAAATCAGATTGGAAATCATACACTTGGGCAAGGATATCTTGTAAAAATGGAATTAAGCGAAAATCTGGAAATAGTAGGTTCTTCAATTTCTCCTGAAAATATTCCTATAAATTTAAGCAGTGGCTGGAATATGATTGCATTCTTACATCATCAGCCCGTTTCAATTGAATTTGCACTTTCAGGAATTATTGCTGATATTGAACTTATTAAAAACGATTTAGGGCAGCTTTATTGGCAAAGTTTTGGAATTTACACTTTAAGCGAACTTTTACCAACCGAAGGCTATCAAATAAAAATAAATTCAAATCAGGTTTTTACATATCCGAATTTTTGCAGCGGTTCGTTTATAGATGCAAGAGATGGGCAAAACTACAATATGACTCAGATAGGAAATCAATGTTGGATGGCTGAAAACCTGAATGTTGGAGAATGGATTTTGTCAAATAATCCTGGACAATCGACAAACCAGATTATTGAAAAATATTGCTACGCAGACAATTCTATCAATTGCGAAAATTATGGTGGTTTATATAAATGGGACGAAGTAATGCAAAATTCAACTCAAGAATCATCGCAAGGTATTTGCCCCGATGGCTGGCATATTCCTTCTGACAATGAATGGTATGTTTTGGAAAATTTCGTTGATCCTGCAATTAACGATCCCACAATTGAAGGCTGGAGAGGAATTTCGGCAGGAACAATTTTAGGAAATGGAGGTTCAGCACATTTCGAGGCTATCGGAAAAGGATTTTTCTATACATCCTACAACGATCCAAATTCTACTTATATGCTTAGCTCCAGCGAAAATACGCCATCTATATATTATTTCAGACAACAATCCTCAAACTTTACAAAATTCTATAGAGGCCAAACGCTTAAAGATGCAGCACTTTCTGTAAGATGTATAAGAGATTGA
- a CDS encoding DUF368 domain-containing protein translates to MKEYISLFFKGIGMGVANVIPGVSGGTIALITGIFEKLINSIKSFNLIAVKLLFTGKFKEFAKHINLSFLISVFLGIAVSIITIAKLFGYLFDNYPIYIWAYFFGLILASVYFVGKTISRWSVVVIIIFMVGTAAAVFLSTLNHATENDSIYYLFICGIVAACSMILPGLSGSFVLILMGNYKLVMIDAVNNMDVIILIPVVIGAGFGLLAFSYLLSWIFKNYKDQTISLLTGFIFGSLSILWPWKKSFDSLGDLITTNKFGAFIDSNGKLLEEIKPYAYERYLPEQMNSVIIFSLGLMILGIISIWAIEKFAESKS, encoded by the coding sequence ATGAAAGAATATATAAGTCTGTTTTTCAAAGGTATAGGAATGGGTGTAGCTAACGTTATTCCTGGAGTTTCGGGAGGCACTATTGCTTTAATTACAGGAATTTTCGAAAAATTAATAAATTCAATAAAGTCGTTTAATCTGATTGCTGTAAAACTTTTATTTACTGGAAAGTTTAAAGAATTTGCTAAGCATATAAATCTTTCATTTCTGATATCAGTTTTTCTTGGAATTGCCGTTAGTATCATTACAATTGCTAAACTTTTTGGCTATTTATTCGATAATTACCCTATTTATATCTGGGCATATTTTTTCGGTTTAATTCTGGCATCGGTCTATTTTGTAGGTAAAACAATTTCGCGGTGGTCTGTGGTAGTTATAATAATATTTATGGTGGGTACTGCAGCAGCGGTTTTTCTTTCCACTTTGAATCACGCTACAGAAAACGACTCTATCTATTACCTTTTCATTTGTGGAATAGTGGCAGCTTGCAGCATGATTTTACCAGGATTGTCGGGTTCGTTCGTTCTTATTTTGATGGGGAATTATAAACTTGTTATGATAGATGCAGTGAACAATATGGATGTAATAATTCTAATCCCTGTTGTTATAGGAGCCGGTTTTGGTTTACTGGCATTTTCGTATCTTCTATCCTGGATTTTTAAAAACTACAAAGATCAAACAATTTCACTTCTAACGGGTTTTATTTTTGGATCACTTTCAATCCTTTGGCCTTGGAAAAAATCTTTCGATAGTCTGGGAGACTTAATCACTACCAACAAATTTGGAGCATTCATCGATTCAAATGGAAAATTATTAGAAGAAATAAAACCATATGCTTACGAACGTTATTTACCTGAGCAAATGAATTCCGTTATAATATTCTCATTAGGTCTAATGATTTTAGGGATTATTTCAATTTGGGCAATCGAAAAGTTTGCTGAATCGAAATCTTAG
- a CDS encoding tetratricopeptide repeat protein, with protein sequence MKDWEEREFFEDENVIGSVNRFENMLKTNRKEYFDVDEFENIIDYYLIKNKPNSASTVSELAHSQHPDSTIIQLKRAQVYIDTGRPTEALNLIKKIEKIELSIDLLLLKGSANNILGMTKEAVRNFEAALSMQEENDSDLYYKIAQAFQHTNKFQIAIQYLKSAYKLDPKEANIIYDLAFCYERIGSTKKSIKSYEKYLDLEPFSQNAWYNLGINYNNNEQYDKAIEAYDFAIAIDDKYSSAIFNKANTLANSEKYIEAIETYKEFNSLNDNYAQAHFYIGECYDKLQKPLESLKHYEKAVKIDPQFSDGWYGISLVLLNQQEFEHSLKFIKISLDIENDNPEYWFVYGKILAKMKKYDEAVEAFSKTIDLDPEDIDAWIERSEVFFVTGKTQEAIDAMNVLISSDYKVADIYYYLTAYLLEIGKTDEAIKNLEEALKLDYDMHIDFIEYYQKSRSFTEVVDIINKYRKA encoded by the coding sequence ATGAAAGATTGGGAAGAAAGAGAATTTTTTGAGGATGAGAATGTTATTGGATCTGTGAATAGATTCGAAAACATGCTTAAAACAAACAGAAAGGAATATTTTGATGTTGATGAATTTGAAAATATTATTGATTATTATTTAATAAAAAACAAACCAAATTCGGCATCAACAGTTAGCGAGCTTGCACATAGCCAGCATCCTGATTCAACAATTATTCAATTGAAAAGAGCACAGGTTTACATAGATACAGGCCGACCAACAGAAGCATTAAATCTTATAAAAAAAATTGAAAAAATTGAATTGAGCATTGACCTTCTTTTGCTAAAAGGAAGTGCAAACAACATTTTAGGAATGACAAAAGAGGCTGTTCGTAATTTCGAGGCAGCTCTTTCTATGCAAGAAGAAAACGACTCTGATCTTTATTATAAAATTGCCCAGGCTTTTCAACACACAAATAAATTTCAAATTGCTATACAGTATTTAAAATCAGCATATAAGTTAGACCCGAAAGAAGCAAATATTATATACGATTTGGCCTTTTGCTACGAAAGAATTGGTTCGACTAAAAAAAGCATTAAATCCTACGAAAAATATCTTGATCTGGAGCCATTTTCTCAGAACGCCTGGTACAATTTGGGCATAAACTACAACAACAACGAACAATACGATAAAGCCATTGAGGCATATGATTTTGCCATTGCTATAGATGATAAATATTCTTCGGCAATATTCAATAAAGCTAATACGCTTGCTAATTCTGAAAAATATATAGAAGCAATTGAGACATACAAGGAGTTTAACAGTCTGAATGATAATTATGCTCAGGCACATTTCTATATAGGCGAATGCTACGACAAACTCCAAAAACCCTTAGAATCGCTGAAACATTATGAAAAAGCTGTAAAAATTGATCCACAATTTTCTGATGGCTGGTATGGGATTTCATTAGTTTTGCTAAATCAACAAGAATTTGAACATAGTTTGAAATTCATTAAAATATCCTTAGATATTGAAAATGATAATCCGGAATATTGGTTCGTTTACGGGAAAATTCTTGCAAAAATGAAAAAATACGATGAAGCAGTTGAAGCTTTTTCAAAAACTATTGATTTAGATCCGGAAGATATTGATGCCTGGATTGAGCGTTCAGAAGTATTTTTCGTAACGGGGAAAACTCAGGAAGCCATTGATGCTATGAATGTTCTAATTAGCTCGGACTACAAAGTTGCTGATATTTATTATTATTTAACTGCATATTTATTAGAAATAGGAAAAACTGATGAAGCAATAAAAAATCTTGAAGAAGCACTAAAATTAGACTACGATATGCATATAGATTTTATTGAATATTATCAAAAATCGAGGTCGTTTACAGAAGTTGTAGATATTATTAATAAATATAGGAAAGCTTGA